From a single Solanum dulcamara chromosome 4, daSolDulc1.2, whole genome shotgun sequence genomic region:
- the LOC129887035 gene encoding protein kinase STUNTED-like: MKVSTGDCSCTVESDNRDTTTTSSSVGISGDDGAGEVGGRVVAVVGVKLDSRSKELLTWALVKVAQPGDHVVAVHVLDPNSEKSEPLSLVKSFDSMLSAYEGFCNLKQVHLKLKVCRGSPVRKVLAREAKLESAINLIIGTSGSHHAIRSSVSLAKYCARKVTKSISVIAVDNGKIVYQREASASDGDESSDSDVPKSRFKRRKTLTKSPLSLVPKKAVEENSCTPENNHMALVVKPIEVWESKSRWTLLRRVFLHNFVAPDKFPAKRSSVMQWVWKRPSRQSFAAIYPDHKQSVSDKDEPHRTNLDEEKGAIIPVGSDANPISDECFVILPGELEGLSERYSSICRLFNYQELCSATSDFLPENLIGKGGSSKVYKGHLAGGMQLAVKILKPSEAVAQQFRSEIEILTTLHHKHIISLFGFCLEANNLLLVYDLLSRGSLEENLHGSKKDENSFSWVDRYKVALGVAEALDHLHNAVDGPIIHRDVKSSNILLSDDSEPQLSDFGLATLASSCSNHLDSIDVAGTFGYLAPEYFMHGKITEKIDVYAFGVVLLELLSGKKPIDNGNGKGQESLVMWAKQVLKGGNMKELLDPSLIDTYDHDQFERMVLAASLCIRRAPGIRPQIDIVVKLLQGESETIKWAMEEGKALEEVDAVDGEQPPSNIQSFINLALLNLEDESSLSCNSTGPTISVEDYLQGRFSRSSSFD, translated from the exons ATGAAAGTGTCAACTGGAGACTGTAGTTGCACAGTCGAAAGTGACAATAGAGatactactactactagtaGTAGTGTTGGTATTAGTGGTGATGACGGCGCCGGAGAAGTGGGTGGAAGGGTGGTAGCGGTGGTGGGAGTGAAGTTAGATTCCAGAAGTAAAGAGTTACTCACTTGGGCTTTGGTTAAGGTTGCTCAGCCTGGAGATCATGTTGTGGCTGTACATGTCCTGGATCCAAATTCTG AAAAATCAGAACCGCTTTCACTGGTGAAGTCATTTGACTCGATGCTGTCTGCTTATGAGGGATTCTGCAATTTAAAGCAG GTGCATTTGAAGCTTAAAGTCTGCCGAGGATCACCAGTTCGTAAAGTTCTTGCTCGTGAAGCAAAATTGGAAAGTGCTATAAATTTGATTATTGGGACTTCAGGCAGCCATCATGCCATTCGGTCATCAGTGTCACTTGCAAAATACTGTGCTAGGAAAGTGACAAAGAGCATCTCTGTTATTGCTGTTGACAATGGCAAGATTGTTTATCAAAGGGAAGCAAGTGCTTCAGATGGAGATGAATCTAGTGATTCAGATGTGCCCAAATCAAGATTCAAGAGGAGGAAGACACTGACCAAAAGTCCTCTGAGCTTAGTGCCTAAGAAAGCCGTGGAAGAAAACTCTTGTACACCAGAGAACAATCACATGGCATTGGTTGTTAAGCCTATTGAAGTCTGGGAGTCAAAGTCTCGCTGGACACTGCTTCGACGAGTGTTTCTTCACAACTTCGTGGCACCTGATAAATTTCCTGCGAAAAGGTCATCTGTGATGCAATGGGTTTGGAAACGACCAAGTCGGCAATCTTTTGCAGCTATCTACCCTGATCATAAACAGAGTGTATCTGACAAGGATGAGCCTCATCGTACAAACTTGGATGAAGAGAAGGGGGCAATTATTCCTGTTGGAAGTGATGCTAATCCAATTTCAGATGAATGCTTTGTTATCCTTCCTGGGGAACTGGAGGGTCTTTCTGAAAGGTACTCATCAATTTGCAGATTGTTCAATTACCAGGAGCTTTGTTCAGCAACATCTGATTTCCTGCCCG AGAATTTGATTGGAAAAGGAGGCAGCAGTAAGGTTTACAAAGGGCACCTTGCTGGTGGAATGCAACTGGCTGTGAAGATATTGAAGCCATCTGAAGCTGTGGCACAGCAATTCCGTTCGGAGATAGAGATACTCACAACTCTTCATCACAAGCACATAATATCACTGTTTGGGTTTTGTTTAGAGGCGAACAACCTTTTACTGGTTTATGATCTGTTATCCAGAGGAAGCTTAGAAGAGAATCTCCATG GTTCCAAAAAGGATGAAAATTCATTTAGCTGGGTAGATAGATACAAGGTTGCTTTGGGTGTTGCTGAGGCACTGGACCACCTACACAATGCAGTTGATGGCCCCATAATCCACCGGGATGTGAAATCTTCAAACATTCTCCTGTCCGATGATTCTGAGCCGCAG CTTTCAGATTTTGGACTTGCAACGTTGGCCTCAAGCTGTTCAAATCATTTAGATAGCATTGATGTTGCTGGAACATTTGG CTACTTGGCTCCTGAGTACTTTATGCATGGAAAGATAACTGAAAAgattgatgtgtatgcatttgGTGTTgttctccttgagcttttgtcTGGTAAAAAGCCAATTGATAATGGCAACGGGAAAGGTCAGGAAAGCTTAGTCATGTGG GCGAAACAAGTTCTGAAGGGTGGGAACATGAAGGAGTTGCTAGATCCAAGCTTGATTGACACTTATGATCATGATCAGTTTGAGAGAATGGTTTTGGCAGCATCACTGTGCATCAGACGAGCTCCTGGAATTAGACCTCAAATTGACATT GTGGTTAAACTCCTCCAAGGTGAGTCTGAAACAATTAAGTGGGCGATGGAAGAAGGCAAAGCTTTAGAAGAAGTAGATGCTGTCGATGGTGAACAACCACCCTCAAACATACAATCCTTTATTAATCTTGCATTGCTGAATTTGGAGGATGAGTCCTCACTTTCATGTAACAGCACGGGACCAACCATTTCTGTGGAGGATTATTTGCAAGGGAGGTTTAGTCGGTCTTCAAGTTTCGATTAA